The Setaria viridis chromosome 9, Setaria_viridis_v4.0, whole genome shotgun sequence sequence GTACGCTACGGAGGAACGGAGACGATCCCATGAACACGTGGTACACAACAGGCTGAATGTGTAGGAGCTCCCGTCGAGCTGCAATCCTTTGAGCGATATTTCCAGTGAAATTCCAGTGCGGTCACTGTCGTCGTCGGGAGCTTCTGcatccatttcattttttttagagGATTGACTCCTTTTTCATTTGATAGTAAAATAATGGGCAGCTGGGCCATACGGTCCATGCGCCCTTTCCAGGCTGAGAGTTCGGCCCATGATCCCTACCTAATGAATTCATAATATGGACCAGTTTCTTCCCATCACGGCACTCCGACCGTCCGACGGGCCGCACGTTTTCCTTCCACTCCCCAGAGTCCAAAACCCTACGACCCGCGCTACCAtgccgcgcctcgccgccgccgccgtcgcccgccgcgccggcgcggccctGCGCCGCGGCGCGCTGGGGGGACTGCggtctctctcctccctccaacCGTCGCACGCCACCTCCAGCGAAGAGGTAACCGAGCGCCGGGCCGCCCTGCCCCCTTTCATGGCATCCTATTCCGGGATCGGAGGCGCGATGGTCAGTCGCTGACACCGTATTCTGCGCAGGTGCTCGTGGAAGGAAAGGCGAgtgcgcgcgccgccgtgcTCAACCGCCCCGGCTACCTCAACGCCCTCACCACGACCATGGTTCGTCCCCATTTCTCGTGTTATAGGTAGCGGTTGGTGCGCATTTTTGGTTTTGGTGATGATAGGGAGActgtgttcgacgaaatgcttACATGATTGTGCGGTGGTGGGGCTCAGTGAACTCTGGACGTGatgtttgatgatgaagggctAGTTGGATTCATGCCATTACAATTATCAAGAATTGGAAATTTGCCATCGGTTGTGTCACTGACAGGTGGGGACCACCTCAGGCACTGACAATGGCATTTTTCAAATTACTGAAAATTGTAATTTGATGAATGCTTCCGTAATCACACTCCATAGTCGTTTGATGAATTGCATTTGGTTTGATGAAATGTCTAGCATGTGTTTGATGAAATGCCTGCATAGTCATTTATGTAAGCTGGACACCTTGGTGTAGGATGAACTACCCTTTTGATCAACCGATCTTAAGCTCCTGCTGCTTGATTTAGTCCCTTTGTTGAATTGTTTCTTTGCTTAGTTTATTTCTTGTGTTTTAAGGTGTTGACAAtgttcaccttttcttttctgcGACGAGTGCATAGATTACAACTTACAGTTTTACAATGGAAACATCGATCTGATGTTTGGTGAAATGTCCATCTTGATAGGGAGGCAGGCTCAATAAATTTTATGAATCATGGGAGGACAACCCAGATATTGGCTTTGTCATGATGAAGGTATGGTGCTTCATCATTTCTTTCTACTGATGTTGCTGACCAAATATAAATCGAGGTGTTCATTGCATGAAGGGCAGCGGCCGAGCGTTCTGTGCTGGCGGGGATGTTGTTAGATTGCGCGAACTTGTCAGTGAAGGTGGGTGGTTAGGCCCTGCATAGCATATAATCCTTCCATTATAGTTATGTCACCTTCCTGTGCGGCTGTCATGTTTGCATTTAGAAATCAGCAGCAGGCTATTATGACAACACAATTTGGAAAAGAACAACTCtccattgcttgcttgctcaACCTCCTTATTTATCTCTAGATCTAGAAAAGTTTGATTGCAAGACTGCAAGTATAAGTTTTTTCTTCCTCCAGTTCTGTCATACACAAAGTTCCTTAATTTTGGAGGGTCCATGGAAAACCTGTTCATTGTCAAAATGGCTTTGTTACATGTCCAAGGTTACCTTAagtttttattctttttctttatcaGGCAAAATGGAGGAATGCCAGGATTTTTTCAAGACTTTGTACAAGTTCATTTATTTTCTAGGCACGTACTTGAAACCACATGTAAGTATATGAACTCAAAACTATTTTCTTATTGCGGTTCATCATAATTGTTTGGATTCGACATGTGAAGTTGCACTTTCTTTTGGCTAATAATAGGTTGCCATTCTTGATGGTGTTACTatgggtggtggaggaggtgttTCGATTCCTGGGACATTTCGCATTGCAACTGATAGAACAGTATGTCAATATGTGTTTCTTgatttgcttttcttttctatATATTTCTGTGGTGAGCTTATATTTGCTATTTTTCTCTTGGTGGTTGCTCTATTTCAAGAATAGTTTGAAGTCAGGTATTTGATGTATTTATTATGACACAACGATTTTCAGGTCTTTGCAACTCCAGAAGTTCATATTGGATTCCATCCTGATGCTGCAGCCTCCTTTTACTTGTCACACCTAACCGGTCATGTTGGTTAGTGTTCTTATTAGTAGTTTCATGCTGTTCCCTATGATTTTATTGGTGGTTTTGCTATAGTCCATTGCACAATAGAACATTCACTCTACTAGTTTTCACACTGGAAACTTTGCAGGGGAATACGTGGCCTTGACTGGTGAAAAACTCAAGGGAGCAGATATGATTGCCCTTGGCCTTGCCACACACTATTCCATGAGTGAGGTAAGCATCCATGTCTTTAGGTTCTGGTCTTTCCACCCTGGTATAATTAACTAAACTACCAACCATTTatcctgttctttttttttgggacaGCATCTGGATCTGGTTGATGATCGACTTGCAAATTTAGTAACTGATGACCCATCAGTTATTGATTCTTCCCTTGCACAATATGGAGACATGGTTTATCCAGACAAAGCAAGCATTGTTCATAGGTAAGCTATTTGCTGAACATGTTTCATCAAGCACCTTACCGTGCCATCACTATGGGTGTCAGCCGAGCTAGTTCAGCTAGGATTCAGTAAaccattttttttattccaactcttctttttttgttctGGATACATAATTACTAATCACGCACAGGTTATAAAAAAGTAGAACCGTTTAGGAACAAGAATTGAGAGCTAGAAGCACTGCTTTCACTATAATTGATCCTAGATTTTCCTTTGATGCAATTACCTCTAGCCATgtgccttatttttttttcctgcctactttttttattttaaaaattgcCTTTTCTATATATTTCTGCGAATATCATCTTTATCGATGTTCACTGTTTCATTTCTGTTACCTAGGCTGGAGGTGATAGACAAATGCTTCAGTCATGAAACAGTTGAAGAGATTGTTGGTGCCTTGGTGAGTTATGATTTAGCTGCTTTTACTATTTTGACATCGAGTATTGTCTGATTGATCTGGTCATGAGTGAAACTGGAGATATTGTTGATTGATACATGTCATATGAGGCTTACTTTTTGTTAGTATCTCTCTATTTACTATGAAACTGTCATGAAATTTGTAGTTTAACTTTTGATGGAAACTTATTATACTGTCTTGACATGACTTCTGTTCATTATAACTGTACTGTCCTGGATGGTGCATAGTTTAGTTTGTTGAGTTCAATGCTTTAGTTCTGTAACTGGAAGTTTGTTCAATGCCCATATGGTTTAAAACTTAGTCTACCATTGTAACCAGGAAAGTGAAGAGGCTAGGTTGAACGAAGAATGGTGTACCTTGGCACTGAAACGATTGAAAGAGGCCTCTCCATTAGCTTTGAAGGTCTCACTGCGATCGGTGAGTAGAAAGTTGCATGACCTCAGTTGTTTGTCCTTGTGCTGTTGGCTGAGATTGTTTTTGGCCATCATGTAGATACGTGAGGGTAGATATCAGACACTTGATGAGTGCCTTGTCCGTGAATACCGCATGTCCATGAATGGGATATCAAAGCAATTTTCTCATGAATTTTCTGAGGTATGTTTTTTATGGCATGCTCTTTAAAGTTTATGAAATGTTGTATAAAGCATACGATGTGATCAAGTGATTATTTTTGTCACAAAATTTTAAAATGAGTACCAATGGACTTTAGACCTGAacatttaggccccgtttggtagagcttcagcttctcataaaacggcttcggcttcggctttttcggtggagtggcttttttagtgaagctgaagccgttttgcaaaacatttggtaaaacggcttctcaatagcaatatatgtaattttatgatcacttaatgcttggagagggaggagaagccggtgaagccacttttttcggcttctcctctctagtgtaagccgttttgcggcttctccccggctttggtggtgaagccgttttgaaattgaccctttggtagggcttcaccaaaagccggtggagaagcactttgagaagccctaccaaacggggccttaatgaCTTCCAGCCAGAATGCTGTAACTAGAATCATTGACTTCTCTGTTGGAAAAAATGCACCTTTTGTTATACTAGTTGCACTCATCTTTTTTGTTGCTGTGCAGGGTGTGAGAGCGCGCCTAGTTGACAAGGACTTGGCTCCTAAGGTAATTGTTTTGCTCTGCTCCATGCCTCCGTTGGTTCTTTAATAAACtgctaataaaagaaaaaaaaaggttctttGTGACCTTTACATTGGTAATCTCTTTTGCAGTGGGATCCTCCTGCCCTGGAGTATGTTACGCAGGACATGGTGGACGCCTACTTCGCACCACTTGGTGAGTCTGAGTCTGAGTTGAAGCTACCTACAGAAACGCGAGAGGCATTCGTATGATCACACGGATCATCCAAGGGCCTTGACCTGATAAACGTGCTATATTTTGTGAAGCCATTATTGCCGGCAGGGCAAACAGTCGGGGATGTGGACAAACTATTCGTGTAACCATATACACCTTGGCGTCCTGAATTTTGAGCGTCAAGGGAAACTTGTGTTACTTTCTCATTACTTGTCAATTGTCATAAGCTAGCGCTTCTTCACCATACAATAATTCAATGAGCCAGGAGCACTTTGTGCTGTGCCTAAGTGTGGTGAGTCAGCATGCGGCTTCACTGCCATTCGCAAGTGCAGCCCAGGCAAACTATGGTTTGTCACGGATCCAGCTGCTCGGCCCTGTCGTCGGTACTCGGCCGTTCTCCTCTCACTTTGGGCCACTGCGCATCTCAGGTGTGCGCAGGCCCGGCTGTGTGTGGGTTGCCTGAGAAACCGAGCCTGGGCCAGGCGAGGTGGCTGTATAAGAGCAGAGAAAGCAACAAGTAATCTCAACGTCCAACCGTGTAAAATCACTCATGTAAGACCAGAGAAAGCAAGAAGTAATCTCAACATGCAACCGTATCGTGTGCTGAAGAAGTTCATCCTACTCCTACCTGGATCTGAGGACCTGAGGCCCTGAACAGTACGAGTAACAACTGCAGGGCTCACTCACATGCCAAATCCAGCAAGCAAACAGCAGAGAATATATGTGATCTGGCCAGAACATGCAAAAGAATATTAAGAGTACGAACCCTACACGGTTCAACCAGTTAATCACGGGTTCACGGGCGTGTTCGCGTCCAAAAA is a genomic window containing:
- the LOC117838617 gene encoding small ribosomal subunit protein mS47, whose translation is MPRLAAAAVARRAGAALRRGALGGLRSLSSLQPSHATSSEEVLVEGKASARAAVLNRPGYLNALTTTMGGRLNKFYESWEDNPDIGFVMMKGSGRAFCAGGDVVRLRELVSEGKMEECQDFFKTLYKFIYFLGTYLKPHVAILDGVTMGGGGGVSIPGTFRIATDRTVFATPEVHIGFHPDAAASFYLSHLTGHVGEYVALTGEKLKGADMIALGLATHYSMSEHLDLVDDRLANLVTDDPSVIDSSLAQYGDMVYPDKASIVHRLEVIDKCFSHETVEEIVGALESEEARLNEEWCTLALKRLKEASPLALKVSLRSIREGRYQTLDECLVREYRMSMNGISKQFSHEFSEGVRARLVDKDLAPKWDPPALEYVTQDMVDAYFAPLGESESELKLPTETREAFV